The DNA sequence TTGTTTGAACACGGCTTTTTCTGTCTTCGAAAACCTTTTCCAGAGATATACTTAGGGTTGCCACCTGCATGCCCCTAATACACTTGGTTTGGTTTAGATGGTGGCAATTTCTTGCGAGCAATCGATGGTCGTTTACCAGCAGCCTGACTGAGCGAGGCCGGCGTCGAAATGAAATCAAGCGAGCCGCACGCAGTTCAATAGTCGGCTCGCTTTAATTAGTTTGGCACAGACTCCTCTTCCCGCCCACCGGATCCTGCAACCCGACTCCCTGACGCCTTCCCCCCTCTCGAAACATGTCTCTCATGCAGATTGCTCCGGTGTCAGAGTTAATTAAACCCTCTTAGACacacataaattaataaattaccGGTCTATTTTttacccccgcccccgcccttaGAACAGCAAACTGTCACTCACTTCGTTTCCCGCCAGAGACTAATCTGTTCCGCTCTCACCCCTACATCCCCCCAATTTCCTGCAGTCAAAAATATCTGAGACCACCTAGTCAAGGCCCCTGACCTCATGAGCACAATACAAGCACCGTTCTCTGAAGGCCGTCGCTGACTCCTAAAATGACCCCCGATAGCGGAGCGGTCCTTTCCTCCCCCCACCGGTGGAGCGGTCGAGTTCGCCGCGTTCTCAGCGGTCCCCGCTTTCATTACCCGCAGTGGGTATCAGGCGGAAGGGAGGGAGCACTTGACAGATCAGCGACCTTGAGGATTTATTAAAagtatatacattttctttttttgtggtttttaaatAGCTGTGACGACTGTGATCGGGTCTGTCTGCGTatactgtgaacacacacacacacacacacacacactttcacaaacatacatatgcatacaaGTTATTTTTCCCTCTATAATGGCTGTTTGTGGATTTGAATATCGCTTGAAATTCACAGCATGGTTCCAGTGATACGTTTTAatatccctctgtctctctctctctccctctctctgtgtgtctctctctctctcagccatgACAGGACCATGCAGGACATTGTGTACAAATTGGTGCCGGGGCTCCAGGAAGGTCAGTACCAGCGTGTGTGTTGGCGCTGTCTCCCCTCAGTAATAGCTGTGTGCCCTGACTGTCTCTACAGAAACCCATGAATATATTAGACCGTTAGCTCAGGCTCAGTCGCGTGGTGGCTCCCAGTAAGATCGGAGCTTACTGTAGCGCTCTAAAGCCAATGCCTCTTAGCCACGCACTGCtaataaagataaataataataatcccttGTTATTTATGTAGCACTTTCCTCCCACCCAAAGCCCTTTGTGGTGATGAGCGGGGAAACTTGCCTCAGCCACCCACCCGGGTGAtgcacggcggccattttgcgccGGAACGCAAGGCGCGcttcagctgaggtggagagggacagAACAAATCTTTAGCTAATTAAACTGGGGGATGATTATCTGGCAGTTTGAGAGAGCCAGGTGGTGAAATAAACCAGGGTTCTAGGGATTTCTAACGACCGCgatgagtcaggacctcagtttaatgTCCCGGCCAAAAGACACATCCGCATCCTTCAGAAAACAACCTCGCGAGATGTCAGAAACGGTTTATCACTGGGAGTTTGTGACACTTCTGATTGACATttgtaaagaaagaaagaaatgcagCAGAAATGTTATCCCTGTCCATTACACGAGCCCAGCTGTCAGGCGATCCATCAGCTGTCAGGCGTAGTGTCTGGCAGCGTGCGAGACTTCTCCCCCGGGGAAAACGTTATCACGGTGCTGACATGACAGAAGGTCGTGGGTCACCGCGGTACCAAGCGCCAGGGCGTGCCCGGCACAACCCCGTCACCTCCAGACAGGGCCGAGCCGAAGCTCTCGCACTCGGAGGGAAACTAAAATtgcacctccctccctccctctctccctccttcctcttcACCTCTCTGCAGAGGAGATGAAAAAGCAAAGGGACTTCTACCAGAAGCTCGGGATGGAGGTGCCAGGAGACGTCAAAGGAGAGCTGTGTAACGTGAAGACTCATCTAGACCCTCAGCGGAATGGTATGCTCCTGGTTATCCTCCTCATCAAGCATTGCTTTACTGCCTGTTAGCCGGCGCTCTTAACCACTGCAAACTCAAGTGGGGgtcagtagcctagtggctaaggttcttGACCGGTACCTGGAAGGCCGGTGGTTCaggtcccagtgtagccacaataataccagtgcagctgttgagcgcttgagcaaggtccttagcTCCACATTGCTTCTGGGAggattgacccctgcttagtctaatcaactgtcagtcactttggatgaaaacgtcagctaaataacattacaCGCATTTGTAACGTACCAAAGTGCGGTAATTGCCGAGTTTTGGGAAAGTGTTGCTCCAAGCCATTTCCAAGAGCTCCCTCACTACCTCGCCTACCCATCTTTGATTTATCTCAGCATAATTTATTCCTAACTCCACCTCCTCCACATACAGCCATATCCCTCATCACCTAAACCAAGCCTTTCCCTGACCTAGGTCCACCTCCCCCACCTCGCCACACCCCCTTcccatatacagtggggtccaaaagacCACTAGAGAAAaagcttctattttgcattattttctaatttaatacactttttcattactaattatattatccacataacaatttgagtgaaaagttgaatctttggaaaaataaaaaaaaataaaaaccattttgTAGAATTTGGTATGCCCACCTTTTGTGTTAATGGCAACGTGCACTCAAGACAGCATGGACTCCAGagatttgtgcaaaacctgctGATTCATGTTATTGTagtattatttgacaatgttccaaagagaatcttgtgatgttactgaatgcctggcttttgtcagtcttcaagtggccccataaatgttcagtggggttgaggtcaggtgattgtggattgtccagcactccttgctctttggtctttgagtagttcttgcaaagctttgaagtaactttcatttgttaacattattattttttaaaccccagattttcaatgtggtcgcagacttttggaccccaatGTAGTTGAACCCCAGGATAAATGTACAAAAGTATTTTACCTTTAACGTGACATGGCTACACAGCTGCCGGGCTGAACAAAGGAAGGGGGCTGTTATTCAGAAATTTGTTCACTGAGCTTGACCTGTCTCCACCGCTGTAGGCGAGGTGAAAACGGAGGACACGACCAGCAAGGAAACGGCTGAGGAGAAGCAGGAGGAAGAAAACGACTACCATCGCAGCGACGAGCAGGTAGGTGCCCACACCTGTGTCACTACGCCGGCCTGATTACACCTGTGTCACCACGACGGCCTAATCACACCTGTGTCACTACGCCGGCCTGATCACACCTGTGTCACTACGCCGGCCTGATCACACCTGTGTCACTACGCCGGCCTGATCACACCTGTGTCACTACACCGGCCTAATTACACCTATGTCATTACACCGGTCTGATTACACCCGTTTCAATATCCCCATCTCACTTTACCTGTCTCACTACACTTATCTGATTACACCTGTGTGACTACACCCATCTCACTATAACTACAGCTGTCATTAGATGGCACAGGGTGGAGGTTCTACACTGCTTATATTCAGCAGAAATGAACTGAGGTCAGAATTGTGAGTAAATACTGCATTGTGCCTGGAGTGTTTGTGCAAGGAATACACACAggcgagtgagtgagagagagacagaggcggGGGGCAGAGGTAGAGATGGAAAGGCCAGACGGAGAAATTGAAGCAGAGATAAGACCGATAGCGAGAGGtttagagagggagatagagagacagagacaaggagagagcggaaaaagagaagagaataGACTGTGAGAGGAATAATGCGTGCTCAGAgaggactgagagagggagagatgggaagATAGAGAATGGAAGTCAGGAGGAAGAGTCAGCGACATGGGGGAAAAGTGACCTCTGTCCTGCGTTAAATATTAAAGAGATTGTCAAGGACAGTTGGTCTCGGCCCGGCTGGGCTGAATTGGACCAGgctgaattgaactgaactgagctGGAGTGAGACTACTTTGGCACCGTGACCATACTCTGCAACCTTGGGCTGGGAAATGCAGCCAGTCACTGTCAAAGCCAGTGTCAATGTTCCAGCGTTAGAAGCACAGGAACATAATATAGGCCTGCAGCACATTTGGTGACGGTTTTTTACAAAATACTTTAGAAATTACAAAATGCGGGGTCCTTAGGTACAGTTTGTTTTCCTTGTTGTCTCGGgtgtatatttctgtaaatgtggtGTGGTTGCAAGACCACAATGCAGAATGATTTTAAAGCTGAGCCTTAGCCCTGCACTGAAGTGGTATacaatacagaaaataactgtTGCTGTCGAGAAAAAATTGAGGTTTATTTACTTTACTCTTGTAAGCCTGCCGTTCGCGATCATTGTTTTACACTCAATGTCGTTCCAGCTAATACAGTGGCCTGGCAGATTGGTGGTGCAGAGCCGTTAATGTAACCCCTTCCGAACAGCTCTCCCCATATGTGTCCTTTGCTAAAACCGTTTGTGTCGGTTCCTGAGGTAGAAGTTAAGCATGACAACGATAGCGATGGTTAGCAATATGTATCTTTGTTTTGTGCagtagattattattattattattattattattttactattaagGGATGTGCTGTACCATGGCGCTATCAGTTTTGGACGTCATCATATAAGCAGGACGATATGTGTCTTTGGTCTGGAGTGCTTCACGTATTTTGGAAAAGGATGTCCTCTTTCACGCCTGCTGTGCCGCATCAGAAATCGATGAGAAATCAGAGATTTCCTGTTGCTTTCCTTTTCCATCACAGCATTAGCATCCTTGCTATGTGACAATTACGGTGGGTATTTTTTTAATGCGTTTCAAAATATCTGTTTTACTCGTTTTTGTTTAAGATAAAATAACCAACCTTTACTTTTTGTGACAGCACATCTATCTCCCCTGTCTCTTTCAGGAGGCAGAGATGCCAGGCACTTTCGCTAATACACGAGGGAATGTTATCTTAATTTCAATATCCGCCATTGAACGGACTCCCACTATCATGTCAGGCGCGTAAACGCCTCGCTCTTCGCCGTGTCGTTTTGTATTCAGAAGAGATGCGACGTGTCGAGTCTGGAGCTTTCTAACCGTTCCCAAAatttaagaaatacattaaatgaaAAGCCTTTCTGTATTTGGGAAATTGGACGCGCTACCCTGTCACGTCAAACACTCTTCCGTTTCCCATTTAGCATGTTTGGAGGGTGTTTTTACGGCTCCCTTAAGAAGTATAATTTCCCCTAACTACCTTTTATTACCGCATTCGTTACTTAGTGAATAagaatgacatttctttgagaTGATAATCTCTGAAATATTTTTAGGAAAATGTATGCAGGACAGTGTGTTGAATTGGCTTGTTATGTTGCCTCAGTGCTCAGATGTTGTTATATCCATATGTTCTTCTAACTAGAATGGCGTGGAGCGGTGTGTGGAAGTGCACATGATACATTTATAAAAGAGAGCAGAGCCAATGAAACGGGGTTAGAGCAGAACAGAGCCAATGAAACGGGGTTAGAGCAGAACAGAGCCAATGAAACTGGGTTAGAGCAGAACTGAGCCAATGAAACGGGTTGGAGCAGAACAGAGCCAATGAAACAGGGTTAGAGCAGAACAGAGCCAATGAAACGGGGTTAGCACTCTGCTAGCCCTGACCATGTCTGATCTGGTCTtcttccccctccttctctttctcctgcttttccctctccctctctcctttaaGTGTTTATGTTTGGAGTGTAAccactctcactttctctctcgctctctttctctccctgtcagGTCAGTATCTATCTGTCTCTTTCTTTACCTGTGGGGGTTGAAGGTCTTCTGTGCATTGTGCCGTTTTGTTGTATTGTCATAATGAAGgcgtgttctctctctcaggtcagtATCTGTCTGGAGTGTAACAGCAGTAAGCTGAGGGGACTGAAGAGGAAGTGGATCCGGTGCTCGGCGCAGGCCACCGTCCTGCACCTCAAGAAGTTCATCGCCAAAAAGCTCAACCTTACGTCCTTTAACGAGGTAACCAACCGCACTCCTCGCCCCCAACCACTGCGTACCCTGTCCCGCCTGGCCAGGGGACTCTCCAGCACGACGCTGGACCCCAGTTAACCGCCCTGGAAAGAGGCTTTCTTGACCTGTGATATCTCCCTTGTGCTCTTCATGACACTTCTGCCTTGGGTAGTGTGGAAAATCCTGGAGGGCTGAGTCTATTTCTCGATTTTGTTCCTGTACTCCGGCGATTATTTATATGAAGCACCACTTTATGTGACGTTTTAGTGACATGTATTGTTGAGCGagtgaatgacagctgaagGGCATATCCATGGTAACTGACATTATAACTGCTAGATATTTGTGTGGTGAAGCCCAATACAGCTATTATATCCTCCTGAGGGTTATAAAAGCGTATGTATCTGTATTGGATTTTACCACTCAAATATCCTGTAGTTGTAATGCGggttactgtggaattgccgtGAAGACTGCTCTTGTGTGCTTGGGTAGTATGCTTCACGGTGGTCTAATCTGTAAGTGGTGTGACTTCAGTGTGTACAACCAATTGAGCCAAAATTGATTCTCAGCCCTCCTGTATTTTTTTCATCGGGTATCtccctccattttctttttaagcgACTTAACAAGCGATAAATCTGCCGCTCGTCAGTTCACtcgataaccccccccccccccccccccagatccgCTGCCATCTTTTTATCCCGTGCCATTTGTCACCTGCCATATGTCGGCGGTGAGAGATTCTCGCTTGGCGTCATCTGCTTTCTGTCATGTTTTGTGGGGGCCTGTCAAAGCCGCGCGTCTGGGAACAAGCGTACGACAGTCACACCGCCATTGGATACAAACCTCCACCAATCCACGGCGTCAGCATAAGTAACACCAGTCAACAGTGGCCGATCCCCCGTGAAGGTGCTGAACAGGCGCCGAAAATACA is a window from the Conger conger chromosome 8, fConCon1.1, whole genome shotgun sequence genome containing:
- the LOC133135857 gene encoding polycomb group RING finger protein 3 encodes the protein MAALGNPDMLTRKIKLWDINAHITCRLCEGYLIDATTVTECLHTFCRSCLVKYLEENNTCPTCRIVIHQSHPLQYIGHDRTMQDIVYKLVPGLQEEEMKKQRDFYQKLGMEVPGDVKGELCNVKTHLDPQRNGEVKTEDTTSKETAEEKQEEENDYHRSDEQVSICLECNSSKLRGLKRKWIRCSAQATVLHLKKFIAKKLNLTSFNELDILCNEEILGKDHTLKFVVVTRWRFKKSPLLLHYRPKMDLL